A section of the Cuniculiplasma divulgatum genome encodes:
- a CDS encoding archaellin/type IV pilin N-terminal domain-containing protein — protein sequence MKRVIRKDDKAVSPIIATILLVAITVVLAATLYTILGGYTTFLGASTPLGDITVTNTSAGSLHSYRVYVNQFGGNLSLNYTEMEIVNSNGTVTNVVLGAAVPSITDNGTGYNWTVSVAGGSYLSSTTIIDLTHSTSDKGGKINATYVTEIRLVDLRTNGVIGSGSPTN from the coding sequence ATGAAACGGGTAATAAGGAAGGATGATAAGGCAGTATCACCAATCATAGCTACAATACTTCTGGTTGCCATTACCGTGGTGCTCGCAGCCACCCTTTACACAATACTTGGAGGATATACCACTTTCCTTGGAGCTTCAACTCCCCTTGGCGACATAACTGTTACCAACACATCGGCCGGAAGCCTGCACAGTTACCGGGTTTATGTGAACCAGTTCGGCGGAAATCTTTCACTGAACTACACGGAAATGGAAATAGTGAACTCCAATGGAACCGTAACCAATGTGGTGCTTGGTGCAGCCGTTCCCAGTATAACCGATAATGGAACAGGCTATAACTGGACTGTCTCAGTGGCAGGAGGATCCTATCTGTCCAGCACCACCATAATAGATCTCACGCACAGTACATCGGACAAGGGCGGTAAGATCAACGCCACCTACGTCACAGAAATTCGACTGGTTGATCTCAGGACAAATGGGGTCATAGGATCAGGCAGCCCAACAAACTGA
- a CDS encoding thioredoxin domain-containing protein, whose protein sequence is MTEYTNRLINEKSPYLQQHAHNPVDWYPWGEEAFKEAKSRNRPIFLSIGYSTCHWCHVMERESFEHPQVADVLNRTFVCIKVDREERPDLDSTFMAVSQMMTGTGGWPLNIILTPDGVPVFALTYIPRESRGGQVGIIDLANQINELWTEGHEDVERRAQEVLSNLKNMNAHSPSGTLGNDVPEKVFRQMSEYFDSEYGGFGSSPKFPSPQNLMFLLRYHHRTGDKKALEMVTRTLSAMRNGGIFDHIGYGFHRYSTDPAWFLPHFEKMIYDQAYLMMAYTEAYQATGDHSYERVLGEIFTFLANEMMSSDGAFYSALDADSEGEEGKFYTWKASEIMAVLGQEDASIFMQVYNVDPAGNYLEEATGRSTGKNILHLTGSLDDEAERLGISTKELQERLSSMRVKLQEYRNRRVKPHRDEKILADLNGLMIAALAKAYRATGDSRFLEASRKCADFVTGRMMKDGRVFHRFKDGEAAIPGYLDDYAFLSYGLIELFLSTMNAAYLSMAVEMASTIQSHFEDSASGGYFFTADDGEKLLIRIKEGHDGSYPSGNSVQMLNLARLGSILSNDEYLSRAESTGRAFASDIARSPMYFSFMALAIDYLKGGSYLVKTSIHNPEMEKLKVKMWRGFYPDAELVMINQDDADFMRVLDEPVSAGSNKNGKEIMICTQMNCLPPSENVEAAIAVLDKKR, encoded by the coding sequence ATGACAGAATACACCAACAGACTGATAAATGAGAAGAGTCCATACCTGCAACAGCACGCCCATAACCCTGTGGACTGGTATCCATGGGGAGAGGAAGCCTTCAAAGAGGCGAAATCACGAAACAGGCCGATATTTCTCAGCATAGGATATTCAACATGCCACTGGTGCCACGTCATGGAGAGGGAGAGCTTTGAACATCCGCAGGTTGCAGATGTGCTCAACCGCACCTTTGTGTGCATAAAGGTGGACAGGGAGGAAAGGCCCGATCTTGACAGCACTTTCATGGCTGTGAGCCAGATGATGACCGGTACAGGCGGATGGCCCCTGAACATAATCCTGACACCCGATGGAGTCCCAGTTTTTGCCCTCACTTATATTCCAAGGGAAAGCAGGGGCGGACAGGTGGGCATTATTGATCTTGCGAACCAGATCAACGAGCTGTGGACTGAAGGGCATGAGGATGTGGAAAGAAGGGCACAGGAAGTGCTCTCCAACCTGAAGAACATGAATGCCCACTCACCGTCAGGAACTCTGGGCAATGACGTTCCTGAAAAGGTCTTCAGGCAGATGTCTGAATACTTCGACAGCGAGTACGGGGGTTTTGGGAGTTCACCAAAATTCCCGTCACCCCAGAATCTCATGTTCCTGCTCAGGTACCATCACAGGACGGGTGATAAAAAGGCCCTTGAAATGGTGACCAGGACGCTGTCAGCAATGAGGAATGGTGGAATCTTTGATCACATCGGGTACGGGTTTCATCGTTATTCCACAGATCCTGCGTGGTTCCTTCCCCATTTTGAGAAGATGATATATGACCAGGCTTATCTGATGATGGCCTACACTGAAGCCTATCAGGCCACAGGAGATCATTCCTATGAAAGGGTATTGGGCGAAATATTCACCTTCCTTGCCAATGAGATGATGTCATCAGATGGGGCTTTCTACAGTGCCCTTGACGCTGATAGCGAGGGTGAGGAGGGAAAATTCTACACGTGGAAAGCATCGGAAATCATGGCTGTACTGGGGCAGGAGGATGCCAGCATATTCATGCAGGTCTACAATGTTGACCCGGCAGGCAACTACCTGGAAGAAGCCACTGGCAGGAGCACGGGGAAGAACATACTGCATCTCACCGGTTCACTGGATGATGAGGCAGAGAGGCTGGGCATATCAACCAAGGAACTCCAGGAAAGACTGTCATCCATGAGGGTAAAACTCCAGGAATACAGGAACAGAAGGGTGAAGCCGCACAGGGATGAAAAGATACTTGCTGACTTGAATGGCCTGATGATTGCAGCACTGGCAAAGGCATACAGGGCAACCGGTGATTCAAGGTTTCTGGAGGCATCAAGGAAATGTGCTGATTTTGTCACCGGCAGGATGATGAAGGATGGCAGGGTATTCCACAGGTTCAAGGATGGTGAAGCAGCAATACCGGGATATCTTGATGATTATGCATTCCTTTCCTACGGCCTCATAGAACTCTTTCTGTCAACAATGAATGCGGCATATCTGTCCATGGCTGTTGAAATGGCCTCAACCATCCAAAGCCACTTCGAAGATTCCGCCAGTGGTGGTTATTTCTTCACTGCAGACGACGGTGAAAAGCTGCTTATACGGATAAAGGAAGGTCATGATGGTTCTTATCCTTCCGGAAACTCTGTTCAGATGCTGAATCTTGCCAGGCTGGGAAGCATTCTGTCAAACGACGAGTATCTCTCCCGGGCGGAATCCACTGGCAGAGCATTCGCAAGTGATATTGCAAGATCTCCAATGTACTTCAGTTTCATGGCTCTTGCCATTGATTACCTGAAAGGCGGAAGTTATCTTGTCAAGACATCCATTCATAACCCTGAAATGGAAAAACTGAAGGTAAAGATGTGGAGAGGATTTTATCCGGACGCGGAACTTGTTATGATCAATCAGGATGATGCCGATTTCATGCGGGTACTGGATGAGCCAGTCTCAGCTGGTAGTAACAAGAACGGGAAGGAGATAATGATATGCACGCAGATGAACTGCCTTCCGCCGTCAGAGAATGTGGAGGCAGCCATTGCAGTGCTTGATAAAAAAAGGTGA